Genomic window (Streptomyces sp. NBC_00078):
GCCGCGTTCGGCGAAGGCCGTGAGGTTGGCCGCGCCCTCGTCGTCGATCAGGTAGAGGGTGGGGGCCAGGACCAGGCGGTACGGCGACAGGTCCGCGTCCGGGCGTACGAAGTCCACCGCGACTCCGGCGCGCCACAGGGGGTCGTACCAGGCCCTGACCAGGTCCTGGTAGCGCAGCTCGCCGCTCGGCTGCGAGGGCAGCTCCAGGGCCCAGCGGGCGTCCCAGTCCCAGACCACCGCCACCTCGGCCGGCGTCGTGCTGCCGCGCACCTCGGCCAACGCCCGCAGATCCGCGCCCAGTCGGACCACGTCCCGCCAGATCTGGCTGTCGGTGCCGGCGTGCGGGAGCATCGCCGAGTGCCACTGCTCGGCGCCCGCCTTCGCCGCCCGCCACTGGAAGTAGGCGATGCCGTCGGCGCCGCGCGCCACATGGCCGAGGGCGTTGCGGCGCAACTCGCCCGCCGTCTTGGCCCGGTTGACAGGCTGCCAGTTGACCGCGCCGGTGGAGTGCTCCATCAGCAGCCACGGGCCGCCCGCGAGGGAGCGCATCAGGTCGCCGCTGAGCGCGATGTCGACCTGCGACTCGGGGTCGGCGGACAGCAGGTAGTGGTCGTTGGAGACGATGTCCAGCTGCGGGGCCCAACGCCAGTAGTCGAGGGCGTCGAAGTTGTGCATCACCATGAAGTTGGTGGTGGCCGGGATGTCCTTGCCCGCCGGGGACGCCTCGCGCAGGGCGTCACGCTCCGCCTCGTACAGGGAGAGCAGTTCGTCGCTGCAGAAGCGGCGCCAGTCGAGCTGCTGGGCGGGGTTGGGGACCGCGCCCGTCGCGCGCGGGGGCAGGATCTGGTCCCAGTCGTAGTACCACTGGCTCCAGAAGGTGGTGCCCCAGGCGTCGTTGAGCGCGTCCAGGCTCGCGTACCTGTCCTGGAGCCAGCCGCGGAAGGCCTGCGCGCTCGTGTCGCAGTAGCACTCCGCGTTGTGGCAGCCGTACTCGTTGTGGATGTGCCACATCACCACCGCGGGATGGCCGGCGTAGCGCCTCCCCAGTTCGCCGGCGATCCGCAGCGCCGCCTCCCGGTAGGCCGGGCTGCTCGGGCAGAACGTCTGGCGGCTGCCGTACGACAGCCGGCGGCCGTCCCTGTCGACCGGCAGCGCCTCCGGGTGCTGGACGAAGAACCAGGCCGGCGGGGCCGCCGTCGGGGTCGCCAGGTCGGCGGCGATGCCGTGGGCGTGCAGCAGGTCGAGGATGCGGTCCAGGCGCGAGAAGTCGTACGTGCCCTCGGAGGGTTCCAGCAGCGCCCAGGAGAAGATGTTGACGCTGACCATGGTGACCCCGGCCTCGCGCATCAGCCGCATGTCCTCGGCCCAGACCTCCTCGGGCCACTGCTCGGGGTTGTAGTCGCCTCCGTAGGCGATGCCCGGCACGTTCAGCGAGCGGGTCATCGGCCCGCTCCCGAGAGCAGGCGACGGGTGGTCCGCACGCCCCACTCGTCCAGCGACAGCAGGCGGTCGCTGGACGCCATCAGGCCGCCGGTCGCCTCGACGTGGGCCGCCCAGCGCTCGCGGGTCTCCACGGCCGGGCGGGCCATCAGGCAGTCGGGGTCGTTGACCCAGAGGCGGCCGTGCTGCCACTGGCGGCCGACGCCGGTGAACTCGGCCGGGTCCTGCCCTGGCTGGCTGTAGTCGTCGGCCTCGGGACGGCGGTGCGGGGCCGTGTCGGGGCTGACGCGCATCGCGTCGAAGAGGCCGGCGGACGCCAGCAAGGGCGCCCCGCAGCCCAGCAGGTAGGCGTCCGGGCCGATGGCCTCCCGGATGAGCGAGATGCCTTCCCGGTAGGCCGTCAGCGGGTCGGCCGACGAGTGCCGTACGCCCTCCAGCGCGCCCGCGTACAGGAAGTCGACCTTGAAGTAGTCGTAGCCCTCGGACCGGAAGGTGCGGAACACCTGCGTGAGGTAGGCCGCCGCCTGAGGGTGCGTGGTGTCGAGGACGCGCAGGTCGTGGCCCCAGTTGCGGCCGGCGTGGGTGAAGCCGCCGTCGCGGTCGTGGACCAGCCAGTCGGGGTGCTCGGTGGCCAGGTCGCTCGCCGGGTCGACGAGGAAGGGGGCCGTCCAGATGCCGGCCCTGCGACCGCGGGCGCGGATGGCGTCCGCGATGCCCTCGCGGGAGCGGAAGCGGCCGGAGAGGGTGAGCCAGTCGCCGAGGGCCTTCTGGTAGCCGTCGTCGATCTGGACGACGTCGATGGGCAGGTCGAGGGTGTCCATCGCACGGAGGTTCTCGTGGATGTCGTCCTCGGTGACGGCCGTGAAGTACTCGTACCAGGAGCACCAGACGGTGGGTGCCGGGCGCGGGGGCGCCACTTCGAGGCTCTCGGCCCAACTCGCCAGCAGGGACTGGATGTCCGTGCCGGTCCACTCCTTCACCGGACCGTCGGCGCTGACCTCCGCCCGGCCGTCCTCTACGGTCAGCCGGACGGACGGGACCTCACTGGCGGGATCCACGGCGGCCCACAGGCGGACCGGTGAGCCGTCGCCCGGGTCGAGCGCCAGCAGCCCCTCGCCCTGGAAGGTGCCTTCGGGGACGGTGACGCCCGGGCGGTAACAGACCGTCGCCCAGTTGTCGTTGGTCGGGCGGTACGGCTTCTCACCGAGTGCGTAGGCGCCGCTGGGGCTCCAGGACTGCCAGCCCTCCTCGTGGACGCGGGCGGTGCGCGCGTCCACGGGCACGGAGGCGACGGGCGTGAAGGGGTGGGGCACGGTCGTTCTCTTTCGGAGGAAGGGCCTCAGCCCTTGTTGGCGCCGAGGGTCAGTCCGCTGACGAACTGCCGTTGCAGCACGAAGTACACGATCAGTGTCGGGATCGCGGTGAGCAGGGCGCCGGCGGCGACCAGGTTGGGGTCGGTGAAGTACTGACCGGAGAGGTTGTTCAGGGCGGAGGTGATCGGCATGTTCTCGCCGGTGGAGATCAGCACGATGGCCCAGAAGAAGTCGTTGTAGATCCAGATGGACAGCAACGTCCCCAGGGCCGCCATCGCCGGCTTGCACAGCGGCAGCACGATCTGCCAGTACATGCGCCACACCGACGCGCCGTCGACGAGGGCGGCCTCCGTCAGCTCGTGCGGCAGCATCCGCATGTAGTTGCTCAGCACGAAGGCGCAGAAGCCGGACTGGAACGCCACGTGGATGAGGACCAGGCCGAGCGCGGAGTCGTACAGCTTGCCGCTCATGGTGATGCCGGGCAGGTCGATGAGCAGGTACAGGCGGTACAGCGGGGTGATGATGACCTGCTGCGGCAGCAGGTTGCCGGCCGTGAAGACCAGCAGCAGGAAGATGTTGAGCCGGAAGTCGAAGCGGCTGACGTAGAACGCGACCATCGACGACAGCAGCAGCGTGATGAGCACGGCCGGGACCGCGATGATCAGCGTGTTGCCGAAGTAGTGCATCATGTCCGACTGCTCGAACGCGTTCTTGAAGTTGTCCAGGCTGAGCTTGTCCGGCCAGGAGACGTAGCCCTTGTTGCTGGTCTCCGAGTACGGGCGCAGCGCCGCGATCACCGCCCACAGAAGCGGGGCGAGCCAGGCCAGTGAGGTGCCGACGAGGAACACGTGCAGCAGGACGCGGGCCGGGCGGAGGGGGGTGCGCTGCTTGCCGAGCGCGGCGGCGTTGGTGCTCATGCGCGCCGCTCCTTCCGGAAGGTCGCGATCAGGTACGGGATGATGACCGCGAGGGAGATGACCAGCAGGACGACGGCGATCGCGGAGCCGTAACCGATGCGGCTGGATTCGCCGATGATGTTGTTGGTGATCAGGATCGACAGCAACTCGGTGCCCTGGGCGCCCTTGTTGAAGACGAAGACCAGGTCGAAGGCGCGCAGCGCCTCGATGATGGTGACGACCAGCACGACGGTGTTGGTGGGCCGCAGGGTGGGGAAGATGACGTTCTTGAACGTCTGCCACTCGTTGGCGCCGTCCAGCGAGGAGGCCTCGCGCAGGGACGGGTCGACGCCCTTGAGGCCGGCCAGGTAGAGGATCATCATGTAGCC
Coding sequences:
- a CDS encoding beta-galactosidase — protein: MTRSLNVPGIAYGGDYNPEQWPEEVWAEDMRLMREAGVTMVSVNIFSWALLEPSEGTYDFSRLDRILDLLHAHGIAADLATPTAAPPAWFFVQHPEALPVDRDGRRLSYGSRQTFCPSSPAYREAALRIAGELGRRYAGHPAVVMWHIHNEYGCHNAECYCDTSAQAFRGWLQDRYASLDALNDAWGTTFWSQWYYDWDQILPPRATGAVPNPAQQLDWRRFCSDELLSLYEAERDALREASPAGKDIPATTNFMVMHNFDALDYWRWAPQLDIVSNDHYLLSADPESQVDIALSGDLMRSLAGGPWLLMEHSTGAVNWQPVNRAKTAGELRRNALGHVARGADGIAYFQWRAAKAGAEQWHSAMLPHAGTDSQIWRDVVRLGADLRALAEVRGSTTPAEVAVVWDWDARWALELPSQPSGELRYQDLVRAWYDPLWRAGVAVDFVRPDADLSPYRLVLAPTLYLIDDEGAANLTAFAERGGTLAVGFHSGMVDANCHVRLGGYPGAFREALGVRTDELFPLLPGETLRLSEGGTAVLWSERVRLEGAEAVTSFADGPLDGVPAVTRNSHGTGTTWYLATLPDPDTLAGLLGRIRGEAGVAAVRTAPEGVEVAVRRGSEADYLFLINHGGRDAEVSVAPEAVELLTRKPLAGSVSVPAGEVAVVREPRGK
- a CDS encoding carbohydrate ABC transporter permease — its product is MSTNAAALGKQRTPLRPARVLLHVFLVGTSLAWLAPLLWAVIAALRPYSETSNKGYVSWPDKLSLDNFKNAFEQSDMMHYFGNTLIIAVPAVLITLLLSSMVAFYVSRFDFRLNIFLLLVFTAGNLLPQQVIITPLYRLYLLIDLPGITMSGKLYDSALGLVLIHVAFQSGFCAFVLSNYMRMLPHELTEAALVDGASVWRMYWQIVLPLCKPAMAALGTLLSIWIYNDFFWAIVLISTGENMPITSALNNLSGQYFTDPNLVAAGALLTAIPTLIVYFVLQRQFVSGLTLGANKG
- a CDS encoding glycoside hydrolase family 36 protein, translating into MPHPFTPVASVPVDARTARVHEEGWQSWSPSGAYALGEKPYRPTNDNWATVCYRPGVTVPEGTFQGEGLLALDPGDGSPVRLWAAVDPASEVPSVRLTVEDGRAEVSADGPVKEWTGTDIQSLLASWAESLEVAPPRPAPTVWCSWYEYFTAVTEDDIHENLRAMDTLDLPIDVVQIDDGYQKALGDWLTLSGRFRSREGIADAIRARGRRAGIWTAPFLVDPASDLATEHPDWLVHDRDGGFTHAGRNWGHDLRVLDTTHPQAAAYLTQVFRTFRSEGYDYFKVDFLYAGALEGVRHSSADPLTAYREGISLIREAIGPDAYLLGCGAPLLASAGLFDAMRVSPDTAPHRRPEADDYSQPGQDPAEFTGVGRQWQHGRLWVNDPDCLMARPAVETRERWAAHVEATGGLMASSDRLLSLDEWGVRTTRRLLSGAGR